The sequence below is a genomic window from Ignavibacteriales bacterium.
ACCGAGTTTTTCTTCGGGAACAAGTGTAACAGAAGTCACAAAACCATTAACACCGCCGGTGTGCTGAACGAGTTCGCGTCCTTCATAATCCTGAAATTCCCAACCGAGACCATACAAAGTAAAATGCGTTTTGTTATAGGGATGACGTGATCTTCCTTCGATTGATTGTGGTTGTCTTGTTCTTTGAATCACTGAATATGGAATTATATTTCCTCCATCCAATTTACCGCTGTCTAATTGTGCGATGAGCCAGTGACTCATATCACTAATTGATGAACCGATAGCTCCGCATGGTGCTAGATTATCAAAACTTTGAAACGGAATGACAGACATTTTCCCATCTACATACGAATGTGCTTTTGCAATATTTTCAGAATTATAAAATTCAGCTGACAGAGCGACAGTTCTATTCATTTTTAAAGGAGTGAAAATTTTTTCTTTAAGGTATTGTTCCCAAGTTAAACCGGTAATAGCGTGAATAACTTTTCCTGCGATAGCATAACCGGCATTTGTGTATCCCCATTTTGTTCTGAAACCATAATTTGGAGTAAGCTTCCCGAATTTCTCAACCACTTCATCACTTGTAAGATCAGAAGTCCAGTACATAAAATCACCTTGGAAAGTTTCCATTCCCATTCTGTGCGAAACAATATCAATGAGATTTAATTCTTTAGTTACCCACTCATCCTTCATTTTAAAATCAGGAAGATATTTGACCACCTTGTCATCAAGTGAACAAAGTTTTTCATTTTCCATTAAAGCTAAAGCGGTTCCTGTAAACGCTTTTGTATTTGAACCGATAAGGAAGAGAGTGTTTTCATCAACCTTGTCATTTGTTCCGAGTTCTTTAACGCCATAACTTTTTATTAAATCAATCTTGCCGTCCTTAATAACACAAACAGCAACACCGGGAATGTCATATTTTTCAAGAGCGCGCTGTACATAGCTGTCGAGACTGTCAGTCACAAATACAGGCTGAGAATAAATTTGAAATGATAGTATCAGAAGGAAGAAGAGGGTAAATATTCTTTTCATTTAATTTCCTTTCAGAATTTTGTTTCAAAATTAAGAAAATAATAATTGTCGATAATCAAATAATTTGATGAGCGGATGAAAGAATAGTATTATTTAGCTCAGTAAATGTGTAACTAAAATTATCCTAAAAAAATAATATCCAGTTAGAATTAACAGAACTATACTCCAGACTGGAACAGTTAAATTACAGGTAAGGTATTATTTTTATAATTCTTTCATTACCTTTAAATACAAAATCAGAGACTTCTATGTCAAAAAGATTAAATATAATTATCGAAAAAGATGAGTTTGGTTATTACGCTTACTGTCCTGATCTTGAAGGATGTCAAACTCAGGGTGATACATTGGATGAAGTTAGTGAGAATATAAAAGAAGCGATTGAACTTTATCTTGAAACATTGACAGAGCAAGAGAAAATAAAATTAACCGCAAGAGAAATTTTGACTACCAGTTACGAGGTTTCGATTGCCTAAAGACCCCGCTTGAAAGCCGCCGAAGCTGAAAAAATTCTACTTGAAAATGGATTTATATTCATACGTACAAGAGGGAGCCACAAAATATATATGAAAAATGAAGCACGGGTGGTAATCCCATTTCATAAAGGAAAGATATTGCATCCTAAAATTGTGAAACAGGTTCTTAAAGCGATTGAATAATATCTGTCTTATTTCCTTCCAATTTTCCTTATATTAATCCTTCAAATTCAGCTAATATGTTTTTACGGAAATTCAGTGCCTAAAGAAAAAATTCTTGTTACTTCCGCGCTTCCTTACGCAAACGGACCTATTCATCTCGGACATTTAAGCGGCGCATACCTGCCTGCGGATATTTATGTACGTTATAAAAGATTAAACGGTGATGATATTATTTACATCTGCGGTTCTGATGAACACGGTGTTCCAATTACCATAAGTGCTGATAAAGAAAAAGTCTCACCAAATGTGATTATTGACAGGTATCACTCACAAAATAAAAAAGCGTTTGAACGGTTCGGGATGAGTTTTGATAACTATTCTCGTACAAGTCTCCCGATTCATCACGAAACTGCAAAAGAATTTTTCCTGGAATTTTTTAATCGCGGACTTCTGATAGAAAAAAAGTCAAACCAGTTTTATGATGAAAAGGCAAAAATGTTTTTGCCTGACAGATATGTAGAAGGTACATGTCCCAAATGCGGTTACGAAGAAGCGAGAAGTGATGAATGTGAAAATTGCGGTTCATTGTATGACCCGGCGGAATTAAAAAATCCAAAAAGTAAAATTTCAGGAGGCACACCGACTTTAAAAGAGACTTCGCATTATTATTTCCCCCTTGGCAAATATCAACCGGCACTTGAAAAGTATATCGACGATATGAATAACAAGTTTGGTTGGAAAGAAAACGTACTTCAATATTGCAGAGGCTGGTTTAAGGATGGACTAAAGGACAGGGCAATTACAAGAGATCTGGATTGGGGAATAAAAGTTCCTGTGGATAGCGCTGCTGGTAAAGTTATTTATGTCTGGTTTGAAGCGGTACTCGGTTATATATCTTCCACAAAAGAATTATCACAACAAAAAAATAATCCTGAACTCTGGAAAAAGTACTGGCAGGACCCCGAAACAAAATATGTCGCTTTCATCGGGAAAGATAATGTTGTATTTCACACAATA
It includes:
- a CDS encoding type II toxin-antitoxin system HicB family antitoxin, with amino-acid sequence MSKRLNIIIEKDEFGYYAYCPDLEGCQTQGDTLDEVSENIKEAIELYLETLTEQEKIKLTAREILTTSYEVSIA
- a CDS encoding serine hydrolase; this encodes MKRIFTLFFLLILSFQIYSQPVFVTDSLDSYVQRALEKYDIPGVAVCVIKDGKIDLIKSYGVKELGTNDKVDENTLFLIGSNTKAFTGTALALMENEKLCSLDDKVVKYLPDFKMKDEWVTKELNLIDIVSHRMGMETFQGDFMYWTSDLTSDEVVEKFGKLTPNYGFRTKWGYTNAGYAIAGKVIHAITGLTWEQYLKEKIFTPLKMNRTVALSAEFYNSENIAKAHSYVDGKMSVIPFQSFDNLAPCGAIGSSISDMSHWLIAQLDSGKLDGGNIIPYSVIQRTRQPQSIEGRSRHPYNKTHFTLYGLGWEFQDYEGRELVQHTGGVNGFVTSVTLVPEEKLGVVVLTNTDQNPFFVSLKWEIIDAYLGLPYRNYDSTFYESFNRRNLNRAKWIKDMRDSVSMNLASSIDLGKLTGRYENEVYGYIDITKNENILEINFEHHSKLKGKLEFINENRFLCTYSDPTYGVKVIPFEIENGIVKSLTLSVDDFIEFTKYEFKKIHH
- a CDS encoding type II toxin-antitoxin system HicA family toxin, encoding MKAAEAEKILLENGFIFIRTRGSHKIYMKNEARVVIPFHKGKILHPKIVKQVLKAIE